From Xylanibacter oryzae DSM 17970, a single genomic window includes:
- a CDS encoding FtsL-like putative cell division protein, translating into MIESKEETEQVSPKEKEAEESEDYVKAAIKEQAREEDPVSSTNFSLRKIIGGDFLTAKMIRSQIWLIVLIVGFTIFYISSRYSCQQDLIEIDKLEGELKDAKYKALSSSSKLTERCRESHVLEILQNNKDSILHIANQPPYKIEVPDE; encoded by the coding sequence ATGATAGAAAGTAAAGAAGAAACGGAACAGGTATCCCCTAAAGAAAAAGAAGCTGAGGAATCTGAAGACTATGTAAAAGCAGCGATAAAGGAACAGGCTCGGGAAGAAGATCCTGTATCCTCTACAAATTTTTCTCTCCGCAAAATCATTGGCGGTGATTTCCTTACTGCGAAAATGATTCGTAGCCAAATATGGTTAATCGTTTTAATAGTAGGATTCACTATATTTTATATATCTAGCAGATATAGTTGCCAGCAAGACTTAATAGAAATAGACAAGCTTGAAGGTGAATTGAAAGATGCTAAATACAAAGCTCTCTCGAGCTCTAGTAAGTTAACCGAAAGATGCAGAGAAAGTCATGTGCTGGAAATTTTGCAAAACAATAAAGACAGCATACTGCACATTGCAAATCAACCACCATACAAAATAGAAGTGCCTGATGAGTAA
- a CDS encoding penicillin-binding protein gives MSKFENKKIMPRYSVIAIVMTLISIFIVGKAFYIMTAKHDYWMKVASRQKKDSVSVKPVRGNILSCDGQLMASSIPEFKIYMDFKAGGHKKDSMWLANVDKICEGLHRIFPSKSIAAFKRDLEEGRKDMNQNWPIWDKRIDYNTYTEVKKLPIFCMSGYSGGFHKEVFDSRRRPFGSLAQRTVGDLYGAKDMARCGLELSYDSILRGTNGITHRRKVMNKFLSITDTPPIDGADIITTIDVNIQDLAERSLINELKDINGNVGVAIVMEVGTGDVKAIVNMSKCDDGEYREIKNNAVSDLMEPGSVFKTASMMVALDDGVVDTTYTVDTGCGVWNMHGRDMKDHNWRKGGYQVLTLPQTLMYSSNIGVSRIIDDHYGNDPERFVRGLYRTGIATDLHIPLVGATPPKIRMPKKNRRGEYVNWSKTALPWMSIGYESQVPPISTLTFYNAIANGGRMMRPRFVKKILKGDQVIAEFQPEMIKAHICKEKTLHELQTILEHVVSQGLGKKAGSKSFLVAGKTGTAQISKGIGGYKEGGTNYLLSFAGYFPADEPRYSCIVCIQKTGTPASGGGMSGLVFHHIAEGIMARSLKLDVSDARDSTSILIPNVKNGNILAADYVLNHLGINTNTGWGGSYANGNPIWGTASSNSKTVNLSRQAMYRHNITPNVMGMGASDAVYMLESRGIKVKIQGRGKVVSQSYPAGKLITKGAVCTIKME, from the coding sequence ATGAGTAAGTTTGAAAATAAAAAGATAATGCCACGCTATTCTGTCATTGCTATTGTAATGACACTAATATCCATTTTTATTGTAGGTAAGGCTTTTTATATTATGACAGCAAAGCATGACTACTGGATGAAAGTTGCTTCTAGGCAGAAGAAAGATAGCGTAAGCGTGAAACCTGTTAGAGGTAACATTCTTAGTTGCGACGGACAACTAATGGCTTCTTCTATACCTGAATTCAAAATATATATGGACTTCAAGGCCGGAGGACACAAAAAGGATTCAATGTGGCTTGCCAATGTAGATAAAATATGTGAAGGCCTACATAGAATTTTCCCTTCAAAATCAATAGCCGCTTTCAAGAGAGACTTAGAAGAAGGACGTAAGGATATGAATCAGAACTGGCCTATTTGGGATAAACGTATTGATTATAACACATATACAGAGGTTAAAAAGCTTCCAATATTCTGTATGTCCGGGTATTCTGGAGGATTCCATAAAGAAGTTTTTGATTCAAGACGTAGACCATTCGGATCTCTTGCTCAAAGGACCGTTGGAGATTTATATGGAGCTAAAGACATGGCGCGTTGCGGTCTGGAATTATCTTACGACTCTATTCTTAGGGGTACGAATGGTATAACACACCGCCGAAAGGTAATGAATAAATTCCTAAGTATTACAGATACGCCACCGATTGATGGTGCTGATATTATAACGACAATAGATGTAAACATTCAAGATCTTGCAGAACGTTCTTTAATTAATGAATTAAAAGATATAAATGGGAATGTCGGGGTCGCTATTGTTATGGAAGTAGGAACCGGAGACGTAAAGGCTATCGTTAATATGTCAAAATGTGACGATGGAGAATACCGAGAAATTAAAAACAATGCTGTTTCCGACCTAATGGAACCTGGATCAGTATTTAAGACAGCATCAATGATGGTGGCTCTAGATGATGGTGTTGTAGACACAACATATACAGTAGACACAGGGTGTGGTGTATGGAATATGCATGGAAGGGATATGAAAGACCACAACTGGCGAAAAGGTGGATATCAAGTACTAACTCTGCCACAGACACTTATGTACAGTTCTAATATAGGTGTCAGTAGAATTATTGATGACCATTATGGCAATGACCCTGAGAGATTTGTAAGAGGTTTATACCGTACAGGAATTGCAACAGACCTACATATTCCGCTTGTTGGAGCTACTCCTCCAAAAATACGTATGCCAAAGAAAAACAGGCGTGGCGAATATGTCAACTGGAGTAAGACAGCCTTGCCTTGGATGAGTATCGGTTATGAGAGTCAGGTTCCGCCAATATCTACTTTGACATTCTATAACGCCATTGCTAATGGAGGAAGAATGATGCGGCCCAGATTCGTAAAGAAGATATTAAAGGGTGATCAAGTTATTGCGGAATTTCAACCAGAGATGATTAAAGCACACATCTGCAAAGAGAAGACGCTACATGAACTACAAACTATATTAGAGCATGTGGTAAGTCAAGGACTTGGTAAAAAAGCAGGCTCAAAGTCTTTTTTAGTTGCCGGTAAAACAGGTACAGCACAAATTTCAAAAGGTATCGGAGGATATAAGGAAGGTGGAACTAACTATCTTCTGAGTTTTGCAGGTTATTTCCCTGCTGATGAACCAAGATATAGTTGCATAGTCTGCATACAAAAGACAGGCACACCGGCATCCGGTGGTGGTATGAGTGGTCTTGTGTTTCATCACATTGCAGAAGGTATTATGGCAAGAAGCCTGAAGCTTGATGTTTCTGATGCCCGTGACTCTACTTCAATATTAATTCCAAATGTAAAGAATGGAAATATCCTTGCTGCAGACTATGTCCTTAACCATCTAGGTATAAATACTAACACAGGTTGGGGTGGCTCGTACGCAAACGGAAACCCGATATGGGGAACAGCAAGTAGTAATAGCAAAACAGTAAATTTATCAAGACAGGCCATGTACAGGCACAACATAACACCTAACGTAATGGGAATGGGCGCAAGTGATGCTGTATATATGCTTGAAAGCAGAGGTATAAAAGTAAAAATACAAGGACGCGGAAAGGTTGTGTCGCAAAGTTACCCTGCAGGTAAATTAATAACAAAAGGTGCTGTTTGCACAATAAAGATGGAATAA
- a CDS encoding UDP-N-acetylmuramoyl-L-alanyl-D-glutamate--2,6-diaminopimelate ligase produces the protein MKLKDLLKNIKPIDIDGDTEVEITGVNIDSRRIESGHLFVAIKGTQVDGHKFISKAITLGAKAILCEDMPNEKTDNVTYIKVESTEDSVGRVATLFYGDPSSKLKLVGVTGTNGKTTIATLLYNMFRKFGYKCGLLSTVCNYIDGEAIPADHTTPDPIELNQLLSKMVEKGCEYAFMECSSHAIAQKRIGGLKFVGGIFTNLTRDHLDYHKTFENYRDAKKAFFDGLPKNAFAITNADDKNGMVMVQNTKATIKTYSTRTIADFKAKLLECHFEGMYLDINGKEVGVQFIGKFNVSNLLAVYGTAVMLGKNPEDILLVLSTLKSVSGRLEPISSPNGFTAIVDYAHTPDALENVLNAIHEVLNGNGNVITVCGAGGNRDKGKRPLMAQEAVKQSDKVIITSDNPRLEEPQDIINDMLAGLNSLQMKKVISIVDRKEAIRTACMLAKKGDVILVAGKGHEDYQDIKGVKHHFDDKEILHEIFKN, from the coding sequence ATGAAATTAAAAGATTTACTCAAAAACATTAAACCGATTGATATCGATGGCGATACAGAGGTGGAAATCACTGGAGTAAACATTGACTCAAGGCGCATTGAGTCAGGGCATCTCTTTGTTGCTATAAAGGGTACGCAAGTTGACGGTCATAAATTCATAAGTAAAGCTATAACACTTGGTGCAAAGGCAATCTTATGTGAAGATATGCCTAATGAGAAGACCGACAATGTAACATATATAAAGGTAGAATCTACAGAAGATTCAGTTGGCAGAGTTGCGACTTTATTTTACGGAGATCCATCTTCTAAATTAAAACTAGTTGGCGTAACAGGCACAAATGGGAAGACGACCATTGCCACCTTATTATATAATATGTTCAGAAAATTTGGATATAAGTGTGGATTATTATCTACCGTATGCAATTATATAGATGGAGAAGCTATACCAGCAGACCATACTACGCCAGACCCTATTGAACTAAACCAACTTCTCAGTAAGATGGTAGAAAAAGGTTGTGAATATGCCTTCATGGAATGTAGCAGTCACGCCATTGCCCAGAAACGAATTGGCGGATTAAAATTTGTTGGCGGAATATTTACGAACCTCACCAGGGACCATCTTGATTATCACAAGACATTTGAAAACTACCGTGACGCGAAAAAAGCATTTTTCGACGGACTGCCTAAAAATGCATTTGCGATTACTAATGCTGACGATAAGAATGGTATGGTAATGGTACAGAATACAAAAGCAACAATAAAGACATACTCTACACGTACAATAGCAGATTTTAAAGCAAAACTGCTTGAGTGCCATTTTGAAGGAATGTATTTAGATATCAACGGAAAGGAAGTAGGCGTACAGTTTATTGGCAAATTCAATGTAAGTAATCTTTTGGCCGTATATGGAACAGCTGTAATGCTAGGCAAAAATCCAGAAGACATACTATTAGTACTAAGTACACTTAAGAGTGTTAGCGGCCGTCTGGAACCAATAAGTTCTCCAAATGGATTTACAGCAATTGTAGATTACGCTCATACTCCTGATGCTTTGGAGAATGTATTAAATGCAATACATGAAGTACTAAATGGTAACGGAAATGTGATTACAGTTTGTGGAGCTGGTGGTAACAGAGATAAAGGCAAACGTCCACTAATGGCACAAGAGGCAGTAAAACAAAGCGATAAAGTTATTATAACAAGTGATAATCCAAGACTTGAAGAGCCACAAGATATAATAAATGATATGCTTGCCGGTCTTAACTCACTGCAAATGAAAAAAGTAATAAGTATAGTAGATAGAAAAGAAGCTATACGCACTGCATGCATGCTGGCCAAAAAAGGTGATGTTATCCTTGTTGCAGGTAAAGGGCATGAAGACTATCAGGACATCAAAGGTGTAAAGCATCATTTTGATGATAAAGAGATTTTACACGAAATATTCAAAAACTGA